The DNA sequence CAATATAAATATGAAAATACGGTTTTCAAAGGCGGTCGTCAAAAGTTAGATACTCCATTAGCGGGTAGCGATGATGCGAGAATGCTACCAAACTTATTTGAAGCATATCTTTTAATTAATAAAGATCTTCCAGATACTACTATCGTAGCAGGTCATGTAACAAGATTTGCTCAAGGTACTTTCGGTCGTGTATACACTAATGGTATTTTACCAATAACATCAGGTTATTCTGCTGTTGATGCTCATAGTAACGTAGGTAAATTTGTGAATATGGGTACATACGCACTTGGTGAAGGCAAAGATACAAAAGGTGTAAGTGTGGCATCTGTTACATATACTGGTGTTCCTAACCTTAAAGTTCAATTATGGGATTACTATGCTCACGATATTTTAAATGCAGTCTATGGTGAGTTAAACTATAGTATGCCGTCAAATTCAGTATCTCCATATGTTGGAGCACAATTCATTAAAGAAGATGAAGTAGGTGATAAGCTTGCTGGAACTGTAAATGGATTGTATGGAGCTGCAAAAGTGGGTGTTAAAGTTGCAAACTTTAATGTATATGCTGCATACTCACAAACAAGTAAAAACAGTGCTAACGATGCATCTACTGCAAATGCTATTATCACACCATGGGGTGGTATGCCGGCATATACGCAAGGTATGGTTACACGTCATATGTTCCTAGCAGGAACAAAGGCTGCAAAAGCGGCTGTATCGTATGACTGGAAAGATTTTGGTGCGAAACTGACTTCTGCAGTATACTATGCAAACTTTGATATGGCAGCGAATAATGGATACACAGAAGGTGATGCTTCTGAAGTAGGATTTGATGTGATATACTATCCGTCAATGATCAAAAACTTACAAGTACGTTTTAGAGGAAACTTTACAAACGACTTTTATGTAAACAAAACTAATGCTGACACGACTTTACGTGGTGCGGTTGAGTGGGATGAGTATAGATTTATCCTAAACTATAACTTCTAAAAAGGGGAATATTATGGAAAAAGATCTGATTGAAAAGATCAAGTCGAATGCAGACTATCAAACATTGATAAAAAAGAGAACATCTTTTGCAATTGTTTTAACAATTATCATGCTTGTTGTTTATTTCGCATTTATCTTAACTATAGCATTTGATCCGTCACTCTTGGCAGAGCCATTAAATAGTGACAGTGTTACAACAATCGGGATTCCGATAGGTATTGCAGTAATCATTATTGCATTTATCTTAACAGGTATCTATACAAAAAGAGCAAACAGTGAGTTTGATGAGCTTGCAAACAAAGTCAAAAGCAGCATTAAAGGGGATAACTAATGAATAGAGCGTTTTTATTTTTAATACTTGGTTCAATTGCTGTTTTTGCTAGTGGTGCAATTGAAGGTGAAGTTGCGAAGCAAGAGTTGAACATCTCTGCAATCGTAATGTTTTTAATCTTTGTAAGTGGTACTTTAGGTATTACATACTGGGCTGCTAAACGTACAAAATCTGCAAAAGATTTTTATACTGCAGGTGGTGGTATTACTGGTTTTCAAAACGGTATGGCGATTGCAGGTGACTATATGTCAGCGGCATCATTCCTTGGTATTTCAGGTCTTGTATATTTAAAAGGATACGATGGTCTTATTTATTCAATCGGTTTCTTAGTTGGTTGGCCAATCATCCTTTTCCTAATTGCTGAGCCTTTAAGAAATCTTGGTAAATATACATTTGCAGACGTTGCATCGTACAGATTACGTCAAACTCCAATCCGTACATTGGCGGCATTTGGTTCAATTGCGACTGTTATTCTTTATCTGATTGCACAAATGGTTGGTTCTGGAAAGTTAATTCAACTTCTTTTCGGTCTAAACTATGAGATTGCAGTTATCCTAGTTGGTGTACTGATGGTTCTTTACGTAACGTTTGGTGGTATGCTTGCAACTACATGGGTACAGATCATTAAAGCGTTCTTATTATTATCTGGTGCAACATTTATGGCTGTAGCTGTAATGGCTCACTACGATTTTAACTTCGGTTCATTATTTGCAAAAGCAGTTGAGATGAAAGGGGAATCTGTAATGAGCCCTGGTGGACTTGTTAGCGATCCTATCTCTGCTATTTCACTTGCTATCGCTCTTATGTTT is a window from the Sulfurimonas sp. C5 genome containing:
- a CDS encoding OprD family outer membrane porin, with amino-acid sequence MKKSITLSLIGCGLVAGVNANAAEDLSSMFSEGKASGQIREFSIVRSVSDTRSAKSDYTRKANAVGGYLKFETADFKGLSLGTAFYTTNGFNLDSPKTDYVKVDPSLLGPDNKSISYIGEAYVQYKYENTVFKGGRQKLDTPLAGSDDARMLPNLFEAYLLINKDLPDTTIVAGHVTRFAQGTFGRVYTNGILPITSGYSAVDAHSNVGKFVNMGTYALGEGKDTKGVSVASVTYTGVPNLKVQLWDYYAHDILNAVYGELNYSMPSNSVSPYVGAQFIKEDEVGDKLAGTVNGLYGAAKVGVKVANFNVYAAYSQTSKNSANDASTANAIITPWGGMPAYTQGMVTRHMFLAGTKAAKAAVSYDWKDFGAKLTSAVYYANFDMAANNGYTEGDASEVGFDVIYYPSMIKNLQVRFRGNFTNDFYVNKTNADTTLRGAVEWDEYRFILNYNF
- a CDS encoding DUF485 domain-containing protein, with protein sequence MEKDLIEKIKSNADYQTLIKKRTSFAIVLTIIMLVVYFAFILTIAFDPSLLAEPLNSDSVTTIGIPIGIAVIIIAFILTGIYTKRANSEFDELANKVKSSIKGDN